Below is a window of Halomicrobium mukohataei DSM 12286 DNA.
AGATTCACCAGCGGTCGTTCGATATGCGGGTCATCGACGTACCACAGCCGGTGAGAATTGTCCCACGGCTGCGGGTGTGACGCATCGAAAAACCCCATGACAGTGCCGCCATCTGTACAAATATCGTCGTCAATGACCCAACCTTCCTCCTCGTCACCCTCGCGTTTGTTATGGGGCTCATCGGTGTCATCTTCGTCGAGCGCGTCGGCGACGCGCTCGTCGAGAATCTCTTCGGCATCATCCGGCCGTGATGGCCGTTTAGTCCGGGGAATTGAGAGGACAGTCCGAGGTTGTCGAGAAACTGGCTGAGATAGACTGGATGGTACTCAGCGTCGAACTCTTCGTTGAGAAGGTGCTGGATTTCCTGTGATTTCCAAGGCTGGCCGTCACGAAGCATCTCCAAGAGTTGTTCCTGGTCGTCTTCGCCGAGCTTCGGGGGACGTCCGTCCCCGAAGTTCGGCGTAAGTAGTCCGAGACCGCCTTCGTTCCAGCGCCGGGCCCAGCGACTGCCGGTCGATTCAGACTTGCCGACACGATTAGCCGCTTCTTCGAGGCTGTCTCCTTGGTAGAGATTTTTGACGAAGATGAGTCGCTTACTGATTTTCTCGTCGTCTGTTTCGGCTAACAGCCGGTCGAGATCGTCCTCACTGTGGTGACGGACGATCTCTTTGCGACGCTCTCCACTCATTGGATAGACTTCGCACGCCATCCCCAAAACTTCCCTTACGTACTAAATGACGACACCTTCACTGGACCAGCGGGTGTCGTCGGCTTGCTGGAGTAGCTCCAGCCGTTCTTTGTTCAGTTAATCTTCGTCCCAATCGTACTCGGTGAGGAACTTGTTGAGAGCGCGTTCGCTCTTGGCTGGAAGCATGTGCGTGGAAATACCGTCCACGGTCTTGTTGCTGGCCGCAACAAGACCGGTAACGTAAGTCTTGGCATGGTACTTCTGCCGGGTCGAAAAGCACTCTAACTCGTCAATTGGTGCGGTACAAGACAGAAACGACGTGAGTGGGAGCATCCGATCTTCACGTCTCTCTACGCGCTACACCAGCATAAGGTGCGAAGTCAAGTAACTAAACACGGCCATCTACTCTACCGCTAGTCTAAAGAACCTGAGGATCAACTTGTTGTTATGAAAGTTAGCGTCTTGTGTAGCGACTTGTCAAATAATCAATTAGGTCGGGCATATGTCATCGCAAAAGGACTAGAACGAGGACCGTTTGATGTGGAAGTCATTGGAGGGCTCGCACAAGGAACCGATGTCTACGAGCCCTTTTCTGACGAGTTTGATTATAAGAAGGTTAAAATACCGGCTAACCCGATCTCTATCACATCCATCCCTAAAATATTGGATAAGACGACTGGTGACGTCGTGTATGCTATAAAACCAAGAACATTTAGCTTCGGTGTAGGAATTCTGAACAAGGCAATAAATAATGTACCAATCATACTCGATATCGACGATTGGGAAAGGGGCCTTCATATTGAATCGAAACATAATACCGATCATTATTTAATTAAGTCGATTTTAGATCCTAATGGATACTACTCCACGAAACTTTTGTCGCCATTCATCACAAGAGCTGATAAAATAACCACCGTCTCTCAGTTTCTGCAGCAAAAATATCAAGCAGACTATATTATTCCGCATGCTAGGGATACCTCTTGGCTAAACCCCAAGAATACAGATCAGAAGAAAATGAAAAAGAAATATGGGGTCATAAACCAAAGAGTAGCAATGTTCCTTGGTCAACCGCGTACTCACAAGGGGGTCGAAATCATTTTGCAGTCCGTCCAAAGATCGAAAATACCAAATATCGAAGTCATGATGGTCAATGCAGAAAATAATAAAATAAAAAAACTCAATAGAGAATATGAAAATCTGACTCTTATAGATCCATTTTCGTTTTCTAACCTTCCCCAATTTTTGTCGATGGCTGATGTTGTGATTATACCTCAGGAAGAATCTCCAGCATCTGTAGGACAAGTTCCAGCCAAGTTAATTGACGCTATGGCAATGAAGAAGCCCATTATTTCCACAAATATAGGAGATATTCCAGAGATACTAAATGAGTGTGGAATCGTTGTCGAGCCTGAAAACGTTTCACAGGTGGTTGGCGCTATTGAGACGATACTCGAGGACGATGAATTGCGAAACTCGATGAGGGAGGCAGCGAGAAAGAAATGTGTGAATGAATATTCGATGAAAAATGCCAGTGACAAGCTAACAGAAGTTATTTCAGAAGTAATATGATCCCACGTTCTAAGACCCAGGCTCTACTACTACTATCTTGGGCGCCACTATGGATATACACATTATTTTTCAGGGACAGTTGGCCAATATTCTTAATATCTGTTGCCATTGCCATAATTCCACCACTGTTATACCATATTACAGAAGATACTGTGGCCAAAAAGGTTGCAGTCGCACAAATAGTTTTTATTTCAGTAATCCTTCAGTTTTTGCTCCCGTTAGAATCTGGTCTACGAAGCCTACCAGGACTTGATGCTTATTGGGAATTGTCCGCTTTTATATCAATTTTGGATTCGGGTGTTTGGAACCCGAACCAATTGAATCATTCTACAGTCGGCCCCTATCCTATGATCCATATATTGTCCAGTCAGATACATTATATAACGGATATACCACCAAAGACGATCATTAAGTCCGCTAGCGTCATTATGAGTTTGTTGATATTATTATTCATCTATTTAGTCGCTAGAACTCTAATAAATGGTGATAATCTTATCGTGGTAGTAATGATTCCAATGCCATTTTTATACCAAATAATTGTCCCATCAGGATATGGTAGATTTC
It encodes the following:
- a CDS encoding glycosyltransferase — its product is MEVIGGLAQGTDVYEPFSDEFDYKKVKIPANPISITSIPKILDKTTGDVVYAIKPRTFSFGVGILNKAINNVPIILDIDDWERGLHIESKHNTDHYLIKSILDPNGYYSTKLLSPFITRADKITTVSQFLQQKYQADYIIPHARDTSWLNPKNTDQKKMKKKYGVINQRVAMFLGQPRTHKGVEIILQSVQRSKIPNIEVMMVNAENNKIKKLNREYENLTLIDPFSFSNLPQFLSMADVVIIPQEESPASVGQVPAKLIDAMAMKKPIISTNIGDIPEILNECGIVVEPENVSQVVGAIETILEDDELRNSMREAARKKCVNEYSMKNASDKLTEVISEVI